One window of Fimbriimonadaceae bacterium genomic DNA carries:
- a CDS encoding thiolase family protein, protein MEDVVILSGVRTPIGAFAGALSSMKAPQLGSIAIRAALERAGVQPDQVDEVLFGQVLQGGVGQAPARQAALGAGLPQSVPCTTVNKVCGSGMKTVMMAAQAIRSGDAKLVVAGGMESMSNAPYFLPEARTGLRMGDGKVVDMMIHDGLWDPYSNQHMGSCGDLCARELNYSREKIDEFAAESYRRALAAQQNGRLAEEIVPVEVPQRRGDPVVVAEDEEPGRGNIEKLPSLRAAFDKEGVTTAGNASSLDDGAAALVVASRTHAEAHGLRPLARVVGYAQHAQAPEWFTTAPAEAIAKLLAAHGLTVADIDVFEVNEAFAVVAMNVADKVGIPSEKLNVNGGAVALGHPIGMTGGRLVLTAMHELRRRGGKYAIASPCIGGGEATAILIEAL, encoded by the coding sequence CGCCGATCGGCGCGTTTGCCGGCGCTCTCTCGAGCATGAAGGCGCCCCAACTGGGCTCGATCGCGATTCGAGCGGCGCTCGAGCGTGCCGGCGTGCAACCCGATCAGGTGGACGAGGTGCTGTTCGGACAGGTGCTTCAAGGCGGTGTCGGCCAGGCTCCCGCGCGGCAGGCAGCGCTCGGTGCGGGCTTGCCGCAGAGCGTGCCCTGCACCACGGTCAACAAGGTGTGCGGCTCCGGTATGAAGACGGTGATGATGGCGGCGCAGGCGATCCGGTCGGGCGACGCCAAACTCGTCGTGGCCGGCGGCATGGAGTCGATGAGCAACGCGCCCTACTTTCTGCCCGAAGCCCGCACCGGCCTTCGGATGGGCGACGGGAAGGTAGTGGACATGATGATCCACGACGGCCTTTGGGACCCCTACTCGAACCAACACATGGGCTCGTGCGGAGACCTGTGCGCGCGCGAACTCAACTACTCGCGCGAGAAGATCGACGAGTTCGCTGCCGAGAGCTATCGCCGAGCACTGGCCGCGCAGCAGAACGGCCGCCTTGCAGAGGAGATCGTGCCGGTCGAGGTGCCTCAGCGGCGCGGCGACCCCGTGGTCGTCGCCGAAGACGAGGAGCCGGGCAGGGGCAACATCGAAAAGCTCCCCTCGTTGCGCGCCGCGTTCGACAAGGAGGGCGTGACGACCGCAGGCAACGCCAGTTCGCTGGACGACGGGGCCGCGGCGCTTGTGGTCGCCTCGCGCACCCATGCCGAGGCCCATGGGCTCAGACCCTTGGCCCGCGTCGTTGGCTACGCCCAGCACGCCCAGGCGCCAGAGTGGTTCACCACGGCCCCCGCCGAAGCGATCGCCAAGCTCTTGGCGGCCCACGGGCTGACGGTCGCGGACATCGACGTCTTCGAGGTGAACGAGGCCTTCGCCGTCGTGGCGATGAACGTGGCGGACAAGGTGGGCATCCCCTCGGAGAAGCTCAACGTCAACGGCGGCGCGGTGGCGCTCGGCCACCCCATCGGCATGACCGGGGGGCGGTTGGTACTTACGGCGATGCACGAGCTGAGGCGTCGCGGAGGCAAGTACGCCATCGCCAGCCCCTGCATCGGCGGCGGCGAGGCGACGGCAATCTTGATCGAAGCCCTGTAG